The proteins below come from a single Haliaeetus albicilla chromosome 22, bHalAlb1.1, whole genome shotgun sequence genomic window:
- the RHBDF1 gene encoding inactive rhomboid protein 1 isoform X2 — MSEARHDSTSSLQRKKPPWLKLDIPVPVPMSVPEEPQPVQPTRRQAFLRSVSMPADNTRVPSLPNEVRRPVLQRQTSITQTIKRQVRFQRSQTLPVHGHRVGRSSLRKRQSLPRSFFRGTADWFGVSKDSDATQKWQRKSLRHCSLRYGKLKPQVIREMDLPSQDNISLTSTETPPPLYVGPCQLGMQKIIDPLARGRAFRMADDNDGCSIPHTPITPGATSLCSFTSSRSGFNRLPRRRKRESVAKMSFRAAAALVKGRSVKDSTLRRAQRRSFTPASFLEEDTVDFPDELDTSFFAREGVLHEELSTYPDEVFESPSEAAIKDAEVKPLDQTDLTGGALDKNELERSHLLLPLERGWRKQKDGALAQPKVRLRQEVVSVSPQKRGQRIAVPVRKLFAKEKRPYGLGMVGKLTNRTYRKRIDSYVKRQIEDMDDHRPFFTYWVTFVHSLITILAVCIYGIAPVGFSQHETVDSVLRNRGVYENVKYVQQENFWIGPSSEALIHLGAKFSPCMRQDQQVHSFISAKREKEKHSACCVRNDKSGCVQTSEEECSSTLAVWVKWPHHPSTPMLAGSKRQFGSVCHQDPRVCEQPASMEPHEWPDDITKWPICTKNSAGNYTNHLHMDCVITGRPCCIGTKGRCEITSREYCEFMRGYFHEEATLCSQVHCMDDVCGLLPFLNPEVPDQFYRLWLSLFLHAGILHCLVSVCFQMTILRDLEKLAGWHRISIIYLLSGITGNLASAIFLPYRAEVGPAGSQFGILACLFVELFQSWQILARPWRAFFKLLAVVLFLFAFGLLPWIDNFAHISGFISGFFLSFAFLPYISFGKFDLYRKRCQIIVFQLIFIALFSGLVILFYFYPIKCEWCEFLTCIPFTDKFCEKYDLDAQLH, encoded by the exons ATGTCGGAGGCACGACACGACAGCACGAGCAGTTTACAGCGGAAGAAGCCACCATGGTTAAAACTGGACATCCCGGTGCCGGTGCCCATGTCGGTGCCAGAAGAGCCCCAGCCTGTGCAG CCAACGAGACGTCAGGCCTTTCTGCGAAGTGTGAGCATGCCCGCCGACAACACCCGTGTGCCCTCCCTGCCTAATGAAGTGAGGAGACCGGTGCTACAACGACAGACCTCAATCACCCAGACCATCAAGAG ACAGGTACGGTTTCAAAGGAGTCAGACCCTGCCTGTTCATGGGCACCGGGTGGGCAGGAGTTCCCTGAGAAAGCGGCAGTCCCTGCCCCGATCGTTTTTCAG AGGCACAGCAGATTGGTTTGGAGTGAGCAAAGACAGTGATGCTACTCAGAAATGGCAGAGAAAGAGCCTCCGCCACTGCAGCCTGCGCTATGGGAAGCTGAAACCTCAGGTCATCCGGGAAATGGACTTGCCCAGTCAGGACAATATTTCTCTAACAAGCACAGAGACTCCTCCTCCACTCTATGTTGGACCCTGCCAGCTGGGCATGCAAAAG ATCATAGACCCCTTGGCTCGTGGCCGAGCTTTCCGTATGGCTGATGACAATGATGGCTGCAGCATCCCACACACACCTATCACACCAGGCGCCACATCACTCTGCTCCTTCACCAGCTCACGCTCAGGGTTCAATCGCCTCCCACGACGGCGGAAACGGGAGTCTGTTGCCAAAATGAGTTTCCGAGCAGCTGCAGCTTTGGTGAAG GGGCGCTCTGTGAAGGACAGCACCCTGAGGAGAGCACAGCGGCGCAGCTTCACCCCAGCAAGTTTCCTGGAGGAGGACACGGTGGATTTTCCAGATGAGCTCGACACTTCTTTCTTTGCTCGG GAAGGAGTCCTTCATGAGGAGCTCTCTACTTATCCAGATGAAGTGTTCGAGTCGCCATCAGAAGCTGCAATCAAAGATGCTGAGGTGAAACCTTTGGATCAGACAGATCTCACAGGTGGTGCCTTGGACAAAAATGAGCTTGAAAGAAGCCACTTGCTACT ccCACTGGAGCGAGGCTGGAGGAAGCAAAAGGATGGGGCCCTGGCACAGCCCAAGGTCCGCTTGCGGCAGGAGGTGGTGAGTGTCAGCCCACAGAAGCGTGGCCAGCGTATCGCCGTCCCTGTCAGGAAGCTCTTTGCCAAGGAGAAGAGGCCATATGGCCTGGGTATGGTGGGGAAGCTGACAAACCGTACTTACCGCAAGCGCATTGACAGCTATGTCAAGCGGCAGATTGAGGACATGGATGATCACAG GCCTTTCTTCACTTACTGGGTCACCTTTGTGCATTCTCTCATCACCATCCTTGCTGTGTGCATCTACGGCATTGCCCCTGTGGGGTTCTCACAACATGAAACTGTTGATTCA GTCTTGCGAAACAGAGGGGTTTATGAAAATGTCAAATATGTTCAGCAGGAAAACTTCTGGATCGGCCCCAGCTCA GAGGCCCTGATCCACCTAGGGGCCAAGTTCTCACCGTGCATGAGGCAGGACCAGCAAGTGCACAGCTTCATCAGCGCCAAGCgggagaaagagaaacactCGGCTTGCTGTGTGCGGAATGACAAGTCGGGCTGCGTGCAGACCTCAGAGGAGGAGTGCTCT tCCACGCTGGCCGTGTGGGTGAAGTGGCCCCATCACCCCAGCACACCAATGCTGGCAGGAAGCAAGAGGCAATTTGGGTCTGTTTGTCATCAGGACCCCAG GGTGTGTGAGCAGCCAGCCTCGATGGAGCCACATGAGTGGCCAGATGACATCACCAAATGGCCG ATCTGCACAAAAAATAGTGCTGGGAATTACACCAACCACCTTCACATGGACTGCGTGATTACAGGCCGGCCCTGCTGCATTGGGACCAAAGGAAG GTGTGAAATAACCTCCCGGGAATATTGTGAATTTATGCGGGGCTATTTCCACGAGGAGGCAACGCTCTGCTCTCAG GTGCACTGCATGGATGATGTCTGTGGACTCCTCCCTTTCCTAAATCCAGAAGTCCCTGACCAGTTCTACCGCCTCTGGCTCTCACTTTTCCTCCATGCCGG GATCCTGCACTGTCTGGTTTCAGTCTGTTTCCAAATGACGATCCTGCGGGACCTAGAGAAGCTGGCAGGATGGCATCGCATCTCTATCATCTACCTGCTCAGTGGCATCACTGGGAACCTTGCCAGTGCAATATTTCTACCCTACAGAGCAGAG GTTGGCCCTGCAGGATCCCAGTTTGGGATTCTGGCCTGTCTCTTTGTGGAGCTCTTCCAGAGTTGGCAAATCCTGGCACGCCCATGGAGGGCTTTCTTCAAGCTGCTGGCTGTGGtgctctttctttttgcctttggcCTCCTGCCTTGGATTGATAATTTTGCTCACATTTCAGGATTTATCAGtggtttcttcctctcctttgcCTTCCTGCCCTACATTAGTTTTGGGAAGTTTGATTTATATAGGAAGCGATGCCAAATTATAGTTTTCCAGCTCATCTTCATTGCACTCTTCTCAGGACTTGTGATTCTGTTCTATTTCTACCCCATCAAGTGTGAGTGGTGCGAGTTCCTTACTTGTATACCATTCACAGACAAATTCTGCGAGAAATACGACCTGGATGCACAACTCCACTGA
- the RHBDF1 gene encoding inactive rhomboid protein 1 isoform X1, whose protein sequence is MSEARHDSTSSLQRKKPPWLKLDIPVPVPMSVPEEPQPVQPTRRQAFLRSVSMPADNTRVPSLPNEVRRPVLQRQTSITQTIKSRQVRFQRSQTLPVHGHRVGRSSLRKRQSLPRSFFRGTADWFGVSKDSDATQKWQRKSLRHCSLRYGKLKPQVIREMDLPSQDNISLTSTETPPPLYVGPCQLGMQKIIDPLARGRAFRMADDNDGCSIPHTPITPGATSLCSFTSSRSGFNRLPRRRKRESVAKMSFRAAAALVKGRSVKDSTLRRAQRRSFTPASFLEEDTVDFPDELDTSFFAREGVLHEELSTYPDEVFESPSEAAIKDAEVKPLDQTDLTGGALDKNELERSHLLLPLERGWRKQKDGALAQPKVRLRQEVVSVSPQKRGQRIAVPVRKLFAKEKRPYGLGMVGKLTNRTYRKRIDSYVKRQIEDMDDHRPFFTYWVTFVHSLITILAVCIYGIAPVGFSQHETVDSVLRNRGVYENVKYVQQENFWIGPSSEALIHLGAKFSPCMRQDQQVHSFISAKREKEKHSACCVRNDKSGCVQTSEEECSSTLAVWVKWPHHPSTPMLAGSKRQFGSVCHQDPRVCEQPASMEPHEWPDDITKWPICTKNSAGNYTNHLHMDCVITGRPCCIGTKGRCEITSREYCEFMRGYFHEEATLCSQVHCMDDVCGLLPFLNPEVPDQFYRLWLSLFLHAGILHCLVSVCFQMTILRDLEKLAGWHRISIIYLLSGITGNLASAIFLPYRAEVGPAGSQFGILACLFVELFQSWQILARPWRAFFKLLAVVLFLFAFGLLPWIDNFAHISGFISGFFLSFAFLPYISFGKFDLYRKRCQIIVFQLIFIALFSGLVILFYFYPIKCEWCEFLTCIPFTDKFCEKYDLDAQLH, encoded by the exons ATGTCGGAGGCACGACACGACAGCACGAGCAGTTTACAGCGGAAGAAGCCACCATGGTTAAAACTGGACATCCCGGTGCCGGTGCCCATGTCGGTGCCAGAAGAGCCCCAGCCTGTGCAG CCAACGAGACGTCAGGCCTTTCTGCGAAGTGTGAGCATGCCCGCCGACAACACCCGTGTGCCCTCCCTGCCTAATGAAGTGAGGAGACCGGTGCTACAACGACAGACCTCAATCACCCAGACCATCAAGAG cagACAGGTACGGTTTCAAAGGAGTCAGACCCTGCCTGTTCATGGGCACCGGGTGGGCAGGAGTTCCCTGAGAAAGCGGCAGTCCCTGCCCCGATCGTTTTTCAG AGGCACAGCAGATTGGTTTGGAGTGAGCAAAGACAGTGATGCTACTCAGAAATGGCAGAGAAAGAGCCTCCGCCACTGCAGCCTGCGCTATGGGAAGCTGAAACCTCAGGTCATCCGGGAAATGGACTTGCCCAGTCAGGACAATATTTCTCTAACAAGCACAGAGACTCCTCCTCCACTCTATGTTGGACCCTGCCAGCTGGGCATGCAAAAG ATCATAGACCCCTTGGCTCGTGGCCGAGCTTTCCGTATGGCTGATGACAATGATGGCTGCAGCATCCCACACACACCTATCACACCAGGCGCCACATCACTCTGCTCCTTCACCAGCTCACGCTCAGGGTTCAATCGCCTCCCACGACGGCGGAAACGGGAGTCTGTTGCCAAAATGAGTTTCCGAGCAGCTGCAGCTTTGGTGAAG GGGCGCTCTGTGAAGGACAGCACCCTGAGGAGAGCACAGCGGCGCAGCTTCACCCCAGCAAGTTTCCTGGAGGAGGACACGGTGGATTTTCCAGATGAGCTCGACACTTCTTTCTTTGCTCGG GAAGGAGTCCTTCATGAGGAGCTCTCTACTTATCCAGATGAAGTGTTCGAGTCGCCATCAGAAGCTGCAATCAAAGATGCTGAGGTGAAACCTTTGGATCAGACAGATCTCACAGGTGGTGCCTTGGACAAAAATGAGCTTGAAAGAAGCCACTTGCTACT ccCACTGGAGCGAGGCTGGAGGAAGCAAAAGGATGGGGCCCTGGCACAGCCCAAGGTCCGCTTGCGGCAGGAGGTGGTGAGTGTCAGCCCACAGAAGCGTGGCCAGCGTATCGCCGTCCCTGTCAGGAAGCTCTTTGCCAAGGAGAAGAGGCCATATGGCCTGGGTATGGTGGGGAAGCTGACAAACCGTACTTACCGCAAGCGCATTGACAGCTATGTCAAGCGGCAGATTGAGGACATGGATGATCACAG GCCTTTCTTCACTTACTGGGTCACCTTTGTGCATTCTCTCATCACCATCCTTGCTGTGTGCATCTACGGCATTGCCCCTGTGGGGTTCTCACAACATGAAACTGTTGATTCA GTCTTGCGAAACAGAGGGGTTTATGAAAATGTCAAATATGTTCAGCAGGAAAACTTCTGGATCGGCCCCAGCTCA GAGGCCCTGATCCACCTAGGGGCCAAGTTCTCACCGTGCATGAGGCAGGACCAGCAAGTGCACAGCTTCATCAGCGCCAAGCgggagaaagagaaacactCGGCTTGCTGTGTGCGGAATGACAAGTCGGGCTGCGTGCAGACCTCAGAGGAGGAGTGCTCT tCCACGCTGGCCGTGTGGGTGAAGTGGCCCCATCACCCCAGCACACCAATGCTGGCAGGAAGCAAGAGGCAATTTGGGTCTGTTTGTCATCAGGACCCCAG GGTGTGTGAGCAGCCAGCCTCGATGGAGCCACATGAGTGGCCAGATGACATCACCAAATGGCCG ATCTGCACAAAAAATAGTGCTGGGAATTACACCAACCACCTTCACATGGACTGCGTGATTACAGGCCGGCCCTGCTGCATTGGGACCAAAGGAAG GTGTGAAATAACCTCCCGGGAATATTGTGAATTTATGCGGGGCTATTTCCACGAGGAGGCAACGCTCTGCTCTCAG GTGCACTGCATGGATGATGTCTGTGGACTCCTCCCTTTCCTAAATCCAGAAGTCCCTGACCAGTTCTACCGCCTCTGGCTCTCACTTTTCCTCCATGCCGG GATCCTGCACTGTCTGGTTTCAGTCTGTTTCCAAATGACGATCCTGCGGGACCTAGAGAAGCTGGCAGGATGGCATCGCATCTCTATCATCTACCTGCTCAGTGGCATCACTGGGAACCTTGCCAGTGCAATATTTCTACCCTACAGAGCAGAG GTTGGCCCTGCAGGATCCCAGTTTGGGATTCTGGCCTGTCTCTTTGTGGAGCTCTTCCAGAGTTGGCAAATCCTGGCACGCCCATGGAGGGCTTTCTTCAAGCTGCTGGCTGTGGtgctctttctttttgcctttggcCTCCTGCCTTGGATTGATAATTTTGCTCACATTTCAGGATTTATCAGtggtttcttcctctcctttgcCTTCCTGCCCTACATTAGTTTTGGGAAGTTTGATTTATATAGGAAGCGATGCCAAATTATAGTTTTCCAGCTCATCTTCATTGCACTCTTCTCAGGACTTGTGATTCTGTTCTATTTCTACCCCATCAAGTGTGAGTGGTGCGAGTTCCTTACTTGTATACCATTCACAGACAAATTCTGCGAGAAATACGACCTGGATGCACAACTCCACTGA
- the RHBDF1 gene encoding inactive rhomboid protein 1 isoform X3 produces MSEARHDSTSSLQRKKPPWLKLDIPVPVPMSVPEEPQPVQPTRRQAFLRSVSMPADNTRVPSLPNEVRRPVLQRQTSITQTIKRGTADWFGVSKDSDATQKWQRKSLRHCSLRYGKLKPQVIREMDLPSQDNISLTSTETPPPLYVGPCQLGMQKIIDPLARGRAFRMADDNDGCSIPHTPITPGATSLCSFTSSRSGFNRLPRRRKRESVAKMSFRAAAALVKGRSVKDSTLRRAQRRSFTPASFLEEDTVDFPDELDTSFFAREGVLHEELSTYPDEVFESPSEAAIKDAEVKPLDQTDLTGGALDKNELERSHLLLPLERGWRKQKDGALAQPKVRLRQEVVSVSPQKRGQRIAVPVRKLFAKEKRPYGLGMVGKLTNRTYRKRIDSYVKRQIEDMDDHRPFFTYWVTFVHSLITILAVCIYGIAPVGFSQHETVDSVLRNRGVYENVKYVQQENFWIGPSSEALIHLGAKFSPCMRQDQQVHSFISAKREKEKHSACCVRNDKSGCVQTSEEECSSTLAVWVKWPHHPSTPMLAGSKRQFGSVCHQDPRVCEQPASMEPHEWPDDITKWPICTKNSAGNYTNHLHMDCVITGRPCCIGTKGRCEITSREYCEFMRGYFHEEATLCSQVHCMDDVCGLLPFLNPEVPDQFYRLWLSLFLHAGILHCLVSVCFQMTILRDLEKLAGWHRISIIYLLSGITGNLASAIFLPYRAEVGPAGSQFGILACLFVELFQSWQILARPWRAFFKLLAVVLFLFAFGLLPWIDNFAHISGFISGFFLSFAFLPYISFGKFDLYRKRCQIIVFQLIFIALFSGLVILFYFYPIKCEWCEFLTCIPFTDKFCEKYDLDAQLH; encoded by the exons ATGTCGGAGGCACGACACGACAGCACGAGCAGTTTACAGCGGAAGAAGCCACCATGGTTAAAACTGGACATCCCGGTGCCGGTGCCCATGTCGGTGCCAGAAGAGCCCCAGCCTGTGCAG CCAACGAGACGTCAGGCCTTTCTGCGAAGTGTGAGCATGCCCGCCGACAACACCCGTGTGCCCTCCCTGCCTAATGAAGTGAGGAGACCGGTGCTACAACGACAGACCTCAATCACCCAGACCATCAAGAG AGGCACAGCAGATTGGTTTGGAGTGAGCAAAGACAGTGATGCTACTCAGAAATGGCAGAGAAAGAGCCTCCGCCACTGCAGCCTGCGCTATGGGAAGCTGAAACCTCAGGTCATCCGGGAAATGGACTTGCCCAGTCAGGACAATATTTCTCTAACAAGCACAGAGACTCCTCCTCCACTCTATGTTGGACCCTGCCAGCTGGGCATGCAAAAG ATCATAGACCCCTTGGCTCGTGGCCGAGCTTTCCGTATGGCTGATGACAATGATGGCTGCAGCATCCCACACACACCTATCACACCAGGCGCCACATCACTCTGCTCCTTCACCAGCTCACGCTCAGGGTTCAATCGCCTCCCACGACGGCGGAAACGGGAGTCTGTTGCCAAAATGAGTTTCCGAGCAGCTGCAGCTTTGGTGAAG GGGCGCTCTGTGAAGGACAGCACCCTGAGGAGAGCACAGCGGCGCAGCTTCACCCCAGCAAGTTTCCTGGAGGAGGACACGGTGGATTTTCCAGATGAGCTCGACACTTCTTTCTTTGCTCGG GAAGGAGTCCTTCATGAGGAGCTCTCTACTTATCCAGATGAAGTGTTCGAGTCGCCATCAGAAGCTGCAATCAAAGATGCTGAGGTGAAACCTTTGGATCAGACAGATCTCACAGGTGGTGCCTTGGACAAAAATGAGCTTGAAAGAAGCCACTTGCTACT ccCACTGGAGCGAGGCTGGAGGAAGCAAAAGGATGGGGCCCTGGCACAGCCCAAGGTCCGCTTGCGGCAGGAGGTGGTGAGTGTCAGCCCACAGAAGCGTGGCCAGCGTATCGCCGTCCCTGTCAGGAAGCTCTTTGCCAAGGAGAAGAGGCCATATGGCCTGGGTATGGTGGGGAAGCTGACAAACCGTACTTACCGCAAGCGCATTGACAGCTATGTCAAGCGGCAGATTGAGGACATGGATGATCACAG GCCTTTCTTCACTTACTGGGTCACCTTTGTGCATTCTCTCATCACCATCCTTGCTGTGTGCATCTACGGCATTGCCCCTGTGGGGTTCTCACAACATGAAACTGTTGATTCA GTCTTGCGAAACAGAGGGGTTTATGAAAATGTCAAATATGTTCAGCAGGAAAACTTCTGGATCGGCCCCAGCTCA GAGGCCCTGATCCACCTAGGGGCCAAGTTCTCACCGTGCATGAGGCAGGACCAGCAAGTGCACAGCTTCATCAGCGCCAAGCgggagaaagagaaacactCGGCTTGCTGTGTGCGGAATGACAAGTCGGGCTGCGTGCAGACCTCAGAGGAGGAGTGCTCT tCCACGCTGGCCGTGTGGGTGAAGTGGCCCCATCACCCCAGCACACCAATGCTGGCAGGAAGCAAGAGGCAATTTGGGTCTGTTTGTCATCAGGACCCCAG GGTGTGTGAGCAGCCAGCCTCGATGGAGCCACATGAGTGGCCAGATGACATCACCAAATGGCCG ATCTGCACAAAAAATAGTGCTGGGAATTACACCAACCACCTTCACATGGACTGCGTGATTACAGGCCGGCCCTGCTGCATTGGGACCAAAGGAAG GTGTGAAATAACCTCCCGGGAATATTGTGAATTTATGCGGGGCTATTTCCACGAGGAGGCAACGCTCTGCTCTCAG GTGCACTGCATGGATGATGTCTGTGGACTCCTCCCTTTCCTAAATCCAGAAGTCCCTGACCAGTTCTACCGCCTCTGGCTCTCACTTTTCCTCCATGCCGG GATCCTGCACTGTCTGGTTTCAGTCTGTTTCCAAATGACGATCCTGCGGGACCTAGAGAAGCTGGCAGGATGGCATCGCATCTCTATCATCTACCTGCTCAGTGGCATCACTGGGAACCTTGCCAGTGCAATATTTCTACCCTACAGAGCAGAG GTTGGCCCTGCAGGATCCCAGTTTGGGATTCTGGCCTGTCTCTTTGTGGAGCTCTTCCAGAGTTGGCAAATCCTGGCACGCCCATGGAGGGCTTTCTTCAAGCTGCTGGCTGTGGtgctctttctttttgcctttggcCTCCTGCCTTGGATTGATAATTTTGCTCACATTTCAGGATTTATCAGtggtttcttcctctcctttgcCTTCCTGCCCTACATTAGTTTTGGGAAGTTTGATTTATATAGGAAGCGATGCCAAATTATAGTTTTCCAGCTCATCTTCATTGCACTCTTCTCAGGACTTGTGATTCTGTTCTATTTCTACCCCATCAAGTGTGAGTGGTGCGAGTTCCTTACTTGTATACCATTCACAGACAAATTCTGCGAGAAATACGACCTGGATGCACAACTCCACTGA
- the SNRNP25 gene encoding U11/U12 small nuclear ribonucleoprotein 25 kDa protein, which yields MAAEAEEELAHAEVLELFQAALARLVQDPLLCDLPPQVTAEEIGSQVALEYGQAMTVRVCKADGETMPVVVVQNASVLELKKALRRHVQLRQARQGGVQHLSWKYIWRTYHLTYAGEKLADDRKKLREYGIRNRDEVSFVKKLRK from the exons ATGGCGGCGGAGGCCGAGGAGGAGCTGGCGCACGCCGAGGTGCTGGAGCTCTTCCAGGCGGCGCTGGCGCGGCTGGTGCAGGACCCGCTGCTCTGCGACCTCCCGCCGCAG GTGACGGCGGAGGAGATCGGCTCGCAGGTGGCGCTGGAGTACGGGCAGGCCATGACGGTGCGGGTCTGCAAGGCGGACGGCGAGACCATGC CCGTGGTGGTGGTGCAGAACGCCTCGGTGCTGGAGCTGAAGAAGGCGCTGCGGCGGCACGTCCAGCTGCGGCAGGCACGGCAGGGCGGCGTCCAGCACCTCAGCTG GAAGTACATATGGAGGACGTACCACTTAACCTACGCCGGAGAGAAACTGGCAGATGACAGAAAGAAGCTGAGAGA GTATGGCATCAGAAACCGGGATGAGGTCAGCTTCGTAAAGAAACTGCGAAAGTAA
- the POLR3K gene encoding DNA-directed RNA polymerase III subunit RPC10, whose product MLLFCPACGNVLVAEEGPRCHRFACTTCPYVRNVTRKVTSRKYPRLKEVDDVLGGAAAWENVDSTAEPCPKCEHPRAYFMQIQTRSADEPMTTFYKCCNAQCGHRWRD is encoded by the exons ATGCTGCTCTTCTGCCCGGCCTGCGGCAACGTGCTGGTGGCCGAGGAGGGGCCGCGCTGCCACCGCTTCGCCTGCACCACCTGCCCCTACGTGCGCAACGTTACGCGGAAG GTGACGAGCAGGAAGTACCCGCGGCTGAAGGAGGTGGACGACGTGCTGGGCGGCGCGGCGGCCTGGGAGAACGTGGACTCCACGGCAG AGCCGTGCCCCAAGTGCGAGCACCCCCGCGCCTACTTCATGCAGATCCAGACGCGCTCGGCCGACGAGCCCATGACCACCTTCTACAAGTGCTGCAACGCGCAGTGCGGGCACCGGTGGCGGGACTGA